The following are from one region of the Amycolatopsis sp. QT-25 genome:
- a CDS encoding DUF222 domain-containing protein, which produces MRSSAPSLASPPPSRKIDIRAGEKILVDLARHAGPRQIARAGRRLLDKLDPDGKSPVARIRRTPGRRCGLPSTATATLGLKATLDLETYARLKSDLDPMAKPHKATDGVRDSRTQDERYGDAFTDYVRLKTTSRDLPGQAGEATHILVTTSWSPCPTTT; this is translated from the coding sequence ATGCGATCATCCGCACCCTCGCTCGCATCCCCTCCACCGTCCCGGAAGATAGACATCCGGGCCGGGGAGAAGATCCTCGTCGACTTGGCTCGCCACGCGGGGCCGCGGCAGATCGCCCGCGCCGGACGCCGCCTGCTGGACAAACTGGATCCGGATGGGAAGAGCCCCGTAGCGAGGATCCGAAGGACACCCGGCCGGAGATGCGGTTTACCCAGCACCGCGACGGCAACCCTCGGCTTGAAGGCCACCCTGGATCTGGAAACCTACGCCCGCCTGAAATCGGACCTGGATCCGATGGCCAAACCGCACAAAGCCACCGACGGGGTGCGGGACTCCCGCACCCAGGACGAGCGCTACGGGGATGCGTTCACCGACTACGTGCGGTTGAAGACCACCAGCCGCGACCTCCCCGGACAAGCGGGCGAAGCCACACACATCCTGGTCACCACATCCTGGTCACCATGTCCTACGACGACCTGA
- a CDS encoding MSMEG_6728 family protein: MQTFLPCADFRAAASVLDQRRLGKQRVETIQVLRALTVPGYGWRHHPAAAMWAGYEEALVRYGFDVCEVWCETGRQDTCHETLRLDLLTATGLDEVRTQARLADAKELPPWLGDTDFHRSHQSALVRKQPEHYRPRFPDVPDDLPYVWPGSDRPRREGVR; this comes from the coding sequence GTGCAGACGTTTCTCCCATGCGCTGATTTCCGGGCCGCCGCTTCCGTCCTCGACCAGCGGAGGCTCGGAAAGCAGCGCGTGGAGACGATCCAGGTCCTGCGCGCGCTGACGGTGCCGGGGTACGGCTGGCGCCATCACCCGGCCGCGGCGATGTGGGCGGGCTACGAGGAGGCCCTGGTCCGGTACGGCTTCGACGTCTGCGAGGTGTGGTGCGAGACCGGCCGCCAGGACACCTGCCACGAAACCCTCCGGCTCGACCTGCTCACCGCCACCGGCCTGGACGAGGTCCGCACCCAAGCCCGGCTCGCGGACGCGAAAGAGCTCCCGCCCTGGCTCGGCGACACGGACTTCCACCGCAGCCACCAGTCCGCGCTCGTCCGCAAACAACCCGAGCACTACCGCCCGAGGTTCCCGGACGTCCCCGACGATTTGCCCTACGTCTGGCCGGGGTCGGACCGTCCACGACGAGAAGGAGTGCGATGA
- a CDS encoding amino acid permease, which translates to MDPSLLTEKGESYSKALGNRQVQMIAIGGAIGVGLFLGAGGKLHQVGPSLVLSYALCGIAAYFVMRALGELVLHEPTSGSFVTYARRFIGPWAGFVSGWMYWVNWAMTGIAEITAVAIYVHKWLPDVPQWITALVALGVLILVNLLSVKLFGELEFWFSVVKVLAIVVFLVTAAGLVLTGADIGGTTAGVHNLTAHDGFFPAGVGIALMTLQAVIFAYSAIEVVGIAAGETKDARKVLPKAINGVVWRIGVFYVGSVLLLAMLLPWPFYNGGESPFVTVFSRLGIPGIGDVMNAVVLTAALSSCNSGLYSTGRILRALADKGEAPKFVGKMSGRHVPYGGILFTSGAYVLGVVLNYLVPKDAFDIAIAIASLGVITTWATLIFCQLRLRQAALRGEVERPSYRMPWAPYSGWATLGFLALVVVLMGFSDGAEKIAFYSIPVLVVVLAVGWRIVGKRQRQDVG; encoded by the coding sequence ATGGATCCCTCGCTGCTCACCGAAAAGGGTGAAAGCTATTCGAAAGCACTGGGCAACCGCCAAGTGCAGATGATCGCCATCGGCGGCGCGATCGGCGTCGGGCTGTTCCTCGGTGCCGGTGGCAAGCTCCACCAGGTCGGGCCTTCGCTGGTCCTGTCGTACGCGCTCTGCGGTATCGCCGCCTACTTCGTGATGCGTGCCCTCGGCGAGCTCGTGCTGCACGAGCCGACCTCCGGCAGCTTCGTCACCTACGCCCGCAGGTTCATCGGGCCGTGGGCGGGTTTCGTCTCCGGCTGGATGTACTGGGTGAACTGGGCGATGACCGGTATCGCGGAGATCACCGCGGTGGCGATCTACGTGCACAAGTGGCTGCCCGACGTGCCGCAGTGGATCACCGCGCTGGTCGCCCTCGGCGTGCTGATCCTGGTGAACCTGCTGTCGGTGAAACTGTTCGGCGAGCTGGAGTTCTGGTTCTCGGTGGTCAAGGTCCTGGCCATCGTGGTCTTCCTGGTCACCGCGGCCGGACTGGTGCTCACCGGTGCCGACATCGGCGGCACCACGGCCGGCGTGCACAACCTGACCGCCCACGACGGCTTCTTCCCGGCAGGCGTCGGCATCGCGCTGATGACGCTGCAGGCGGTCATCTTCGCGTACTCGGCGATCGAGGTCGTCGGCATCGCCGCGGGTGAGACCAAGGACGCCCGCAAGGTACTGCCGAAGGCCATCAACGGGGTGGTCTGGCGGATCGGCGTGTTCTACGTGGGATCCGTGCTGCTGCTGGCGATGCTGCTGCCGTGGCCGTTCTACAACGGCGGCGAGAGCCCGTTCGTCACCGTGTTCAGCCGGCTCGGGATCCCGGGGATCGGCGACGTGATGAACGCGGTCGTGCTCACCGCCGCGCTGTCGAGCTGCAACTCCGGGCTCTATTCGACCGGCCGCATCCTGCGGGCGCTCGCGGACAAGGGCGAGGCGCCGAAGTTCGTCGGCAAGATGAGCGGCCGTCACGTGCCCTACGGCGGGATCCTGTTCACCTCGGGCGCGTACGTGCTCGGCGTGGTGCTCAACTACCTGGTGCCGAAGGACGCCTTCGACATCGCGATCGCGATCGCCTCGCTCGGTGTGATCACCACCTGGGCGACGCTGATCTTCTGCCAGTTGCGGTTGCGTCAGGCGGCACTGCGCGGGGAAGTGGAGCGGCCGTCCTACCGGATGCCGTGGGCGCCCTACAGCGGCTGGGCGACGCTCGGATTCCTCGCGCTGGTGGTCGTCCTGATGGGCTTCTCCGACGGTGCCGAGAAGATCGCGTTCTACTCGATCCCGGTGCTGGTCGTGGTGCTGGCCGTCGGCTGGCGAATCGTCGGGAAGCGGCAACGCCAAGACGTGGGCTGA
- a CDS encoding substrate-binding domain-containing protein translates to MKRLLAVLCCLLLVAAACTSGGQQVKLRVLASSELADLGPILDDLRGETGIELEMDFRGTVDATTSLTPGKATHDLAWLSTDRYFQLRYRQSADKGERPLVTKTMVSPVIVGITPAKAAELRRGKPDGRLSWADLADAAAGGGFRFAMADPAKSTSGLTSLVGVATAASGTGAALRLQDVKCDKLQGFRTGHTLTADTSAAVTDRFAERQDVDAIIGYESTLLTLNASGRLKTPLELVYPRDGIVQSDYPLLLLDPAERAVYDKIVSWLRSPATQKKLMERTLRRPIAGEVALDPRLPASIGNSLYFPDEQAVVDKLLDDYAAPAGRTPGRVIFVLDFSGSMKGPRIAALRATFAGLSGGPDGGFDRFYRGERLTVLRFGGKILGDKEFIVNGPQDLDALRTFVAADEFDGTTAVWSALGAAYAKAGAHRRAEPASGVSIVLMTDGESNSGQGIEEFLRAPREPGVHTYTIRFGEANPAELERAAVATGGRMVDANTTSLLDAFKEIRGCR, encoded by the coding sequence GTGAAGCGGCTCCTCGCGGTCCTGTGCTGCCTGCTCCTGGTGGCCGCCGCCTGTACGAGCGGCGGGCAGCAGGTGAAACTGCGCGTACTGGCCAGTTCCGAACTCGCGGACCTCGGGCCGATTCTCGACGACTTGCGCGGTGAAACGGGAATCGAACTGGAAATGGATTTCCGGGGCACCGTCGACGCGACCACTTCCCTCACGCCGGGGAAGGCCACACACGACCTCGCCTGGCTTTCCACCGACCGGTATTTCCAGCTCAGGTACCGGCAGTCCGCGGACAAAGGGGAACGGCCGCTCGTGACCAAGACCATGGTGTCGCCGGTCATCGTCGGGATCACCCCGGCGAAGGCCGCGGAGCTGCGCCGAGGCAAACCGGACGGCAGGCTTTCGTGGGCCGATCTGGCGGACGCGGCGGCCGGCGGCGGGTTCCGGTTCGCGATGGCGGATCCGGCCAAGTCGACCAGCGGGCTCACCTCACTCGTCGGGGTGGCGACGGCGGCCTCGGGCACCGGAGCGGCATTGCGGCTCCAAGACGTGAAATGCGACAAGCTGCAGGGCTTCCGCACCGGCCACACGCTCACGGCGGACACGTCGGCCGCGGTGACCGACCGCTTCGCCGAGCGCCAGGACGTGGACGCGATCATCGGGTACGAGTCCACTCTGCTCACCCTCAACGCGAGCGGCAGGCTCAAGACGCCGTTGGAGCTGGTGTATCCGAGGGACGGCATCGTCCAGTCCGACTACCCGCTCCTCCTGCTCGACCCGGCCGAACGGGCGGTGTACGACAAGATCGTCTCCTGGTTGAGAAGCCCGGCGACGCAGAAGAAGCTGATGGAGCGGACGCTCCGGCGGCCGATCGCCGGGGAGGTGGCGCTCGATCCGAGGTTGCCCGCCTCGATCGGGAACTCGCTGTACTTCCCCGACGAGCAGGCCGTCGTGGACAAATTGCTCGACGACTACGCGGCCCCCGCCGGCCGGACACCCGGGCGCGTGATCTTCGTGCTCGACTTCTCCGGTTCGATGAAGGGGCCGCGGATCGCCGCGCTCCGGGCGACCTTCGCCGGGCTGAGCGGCGGCCCGGACGGGGGATTCGACCGCTTCTACCGCGGCGAGCGGCTCACGGTCCTCCGCTTCGGCGGGAAGATACTGGGGGACAAGGAATTCATCGTCAACGGCCCCCAGGATCTCGACGCGCTGCGGACCTTCGTCGCCGCCGACGAGTTCGACGGCACCACGGCGGTCTGGTCGGCGCTCGGTGCGGCGTACGCGAAGGCCGGTGCCCATCGCCGTGCCGAACCCGCCAGCGGCGTTTCGATCGTGCTGATGACCGACGGAGAGAGCAACTCCGGCCAGGGCATCGAGGAATTCCTGCGTGCGCCGAGGGAGCCCGGCGTGCACACGTACACCATCCGGTTCGGCGAGGCGAATCCCGCCGAACTGGAGCGCGCGGCCGTGGCCACCGGTGGCCGGATGGTCGACGCGAACACGACCTCCCTGCTCGACGCCTTCAAGGAGATCCGTGGCTGCCGATGA
- a CDS encoding glutaminase — protein sequence MDLAALLDRIADDVAPEIGRGSVADYIPALARVDPRQFGMAVAEVDGRVHGVGDWEVPFSIQSMSKVFTLALALSHGDGVWERVGREPSGNPFNSLVQLENEDGIPRNPFINAGALVVTDELAHHGDAAVTLLRFLREESGRVDIGIDDEVAASEAAHADRNRALAYFMASYRNMRHPVPAVLDQYVRHCSIAMNCGDVARAAVFLARHGVRNDGIRLLERSAAKRVNAVMLTCGTYDAAGEFAYRVGLPGKSGVGGGIVAIVPGRCAICVWSPGLDPRGNSVAGVAALDRFTTLTGWSIF from the coding sequence GTGGACCTCGCAGCGCTGCTGGACCGGATCGCCGACGACGTCGCGCCGGAGATCGGCCGCGGCTCCGTGGCGGACTACATCCCCGCACTGGCCAGGGTCGATCCCCGGCAGTTCGGCATGGCGGTGGCCGAAGTGGACGGTCGGGTGCACGGCGTCGGCGACTGGGAGGTGCCGTTCTCCATTCAGAGCATGTCGAAGGTCTTCACCTTGGCGCTCGCGCTCTCCCACGGCGACGGGGTGTGGGAGCGGGTCGGCCGCGAGCCGTCCGGCAACCCGTTCAACTCGCTGGTGCAGTTGGAGAACGAGGACGGCATCCCCCGCAATCCCTTCATCAACGCCGGCGCGCTGGTGGTGACCGACGAATTGGCGCACCACGGCGACGCGGCGGTAACGCTGCTTCGGTTCCTGCGCGAGGAAAGCGGCCGCGTGGACATCGGGATCGACGACGAGGTCGCCGCTTCGGAGGCCGCGCACGCCGACCGCAACCGCGCGCTCGCCTATTTCATGGCGTCGTACCGGAACATGCGTCATCCGGTGCCCGCCGTCCTCGATCAGTACGTGCGCCACTGCTCGATCGCGATGAACTGCGGCGACGTCGCGCGCGCGGCGGTGTTCCTCGCCCGCCACGGCGTGCGCAACGACGGCATCAGGCTGCTCGAGCGGAGTGCGGCCAAGCGGGTCAACGCCGTGATGCTGACCTGCGGCACCTACGACGCGGCAGGCGAGTTCGCCTACCGGGTCGGGCTTCCCGGCAAGAGCGGGGTCGGCGGTGGCATCGTCGCGATCGTCCCCGGCCGGTGCGCGATCTGCGTGTGGAGCCCCGGGCTGGACCCGCGCGGCAACTCCGTGGCGGGCGTCGCGGCGCTCGACCGGTTCACCACCCTGACCGGCTGGTCGATCTTCTGA
- a CDS encoding glutamate--tRNA ligase family protein encodes MLDRAVIDALFPADLPEPEHWEERYPARELPEGALVTRFGPSPTGFVHIGGVYVATIDQDLARRTGGRYLVRVEDTDRSREVEGAIEQFERGFAYFGLAADEDIHRGGDYGPYQQSERERIYLTYVRQLLRTGRAYLDFATKDELAAITARQQATKLPTGYYGSWAIWRDADPADVQARLDAGDPYVVRFRAPDDTGARARFTDAIRGPLEAEANRNDVVVLKSSDQSPRLPTYHFAHAVDDHLMRVDLVIRGDEWISSVPVHQQLFDALGFDPITYAHIAPLMKQEGGSKRKLSKRKDPEASVDFYIESGYPTKAVLYYLRGLANGRLAELPLDQALAEPINLEECGVAGPLVDLVKLDDISADHIATLSGAEILEAVRAWAERFDPELKTVLDAEPELALRALAVERDGAENPRKDLKKWSEFRAVYGFFFPQLHAAVAGPDDERITALGVDREVVQAVARDFVGNYQQLDDGQEWFQQIREVAAKHGFAKNAKEFKKNPEGFPGSIREASQIIRIAITGSTRSPDLHSITQALGREETLSRFAGLVGE; translated from the coding sequence ATGCTGGACCGAGCAGTCATCGACGCCCTCTTCCCCGCCGACCTGCCCGAGCCCGAGCACTGGGAAGAGCGTTACCCCGCCCGCGAGCTCCCCGAGGGCGCCCTGGTCACCCGGTTCGGCCCCTCGCCGACCGGATTCGTCCACATCGGCGGCGTCTACGTCGCCACCATCGACCAGGACCTCGCCCGCCGCACCGGCGGCCGCTACCTCGTCCGGGTCGAGGACACCGACCGCTCCCGCGAGGTCGAAGGCGCCATCGAACAGTTCGAGCGCGGCTTCGCCTACTTCGGCCTCGCCGCCGACGAGGACATCCACCGCGGCGGCGACTACGGCCCGTACCAGCAGTCCGAGCGTGAGCGGATCTACCTGACCTACGTCCGTCAGCTGCTCCGCACCGGCCGCGCGTACCTCGACTTCGCCACCAAGGACGAGCTGGCGGCGATCACCGCCCGGCAGCAGGCGACGAAGCTGCCGACCGGGTACTACGGCTCGTGGGCCATCTGGCGCGACGCCGACCCCGCCGACGTCCAGGCCAGACTCGACGCCGGAGACCCGTACGTCGTCCGGTTCCGCGCGCCGGACGACACCGGCGCCCGCGCCCGGTTCACCGACGCCATCCGCGGCCCGCTGGAGGCCGAGGCCAACCGCAACGACGTCGTCGTCCTCAAGAGCTCCGACCAGAGCCCGCGGCTGCCGACCTACCACTTCGCGCACGCCGTCGACGACCACCTCATGCGGGTCGACCTGGTCATCCGCGGCGACGAGTGGATCTCGTCGGTGCCCGTGCACCAGCAGCTGTTCGACGCGCTCGGCTTCGACCCGATCACCTACGCGCACATCGCCCCGCTGATGAAGCAGGAGGGTGGCAGCAAGCGCAAGCTGTCGAAGCGCAAGGACCCGGAAGCGAGCGTCGACTTCTACATCGAATCCGGCTACCCCACCAAGGCCGTCCTCTACTACCTGCGCGGACTCGCCAACGGCCGCCTCGCCGAACTGCCGCTCGACCAGGCCCTGGCCGAGCCGATCAACCTGGAGGAATGCGGCGTCGCCGGCCCGCTGGTCGACCTGGTCAAACTCGACGACATCTCGGCCGACCACATCGCCACGCTGTCCGGCGCCGAGATCCTCGAAGCGGTCCGTGCCTGGGCGGAGCGGTTCGACCCCGAGCTCAAGACCGTGCTCGACGCCGAGCCGGAGCTCGCGCTCCGTGCCCTCGCCGTCGAGCGTGACGGCGCCGAGAACCCACGCAAGGACCTGAAGAAGTGGAGCGAGTTCCGCGCCGTCTACGGCTTCTTCTTCCCGCAGTTGCACGCCGCCGTCGCCGGCCCCGACGACGAGCGGATCACCGCCCTGGGCGTCGACCGGGAGGTCGTCCAGGCCGTGGCGCGGGACTTCGTCGGGAACTACCAGCAGCTCGACGACGGCCAGGAATGGTTCCAGCAGATCCGCGAGGTCGCGGCGAAGCACGGCTTCGCGAAGAACGCGAAGGAGTTCAAGAAGAACCCCGAAGGCTTCCCCGGCTCCATTCGCGAGGCTTCGCAGATCATCCGCATCGCGATCACGGGCTCGACCCGGAGCCCGGACCTGCACTCGATCACCCAGGCGCTGGGCCGCGAGGAGACGCTGAGCCGGTTCGCCGGCCTCGTGGGCGAGTGA
- a CDS encoding DUF3140 domain-containing protein: protein MSEDKDVRTEFGEAVNMTAGELEKWLKTDESRRAGQHKNGGESVGHESGRRIVGILRTNKAELTEEDEKHMRKVVGYVHRHLAQRPSGDIEDTTWRHSLMNWGHDPAK, encoded by the coding sequence GTGAGCGAAGACAAGGACGTCCGGACCGAGTTCGGCGAGGCGGTCAACATGACCGCGGGAGAACTCGAGAAGTGGCTGAAGACCGACGAGTCCCGCCGAGCGGGCCAGCACAAGAACGGCGGCGAGTCCGTCGGCCACGAGTCAGGCCGCCGGATCGTCGGGATCCTGCGCACGAACAAGGCGGAGCTGACCGAAGAGGACGAAAAGCACATGCGCAAGGTGGTCGGCTACGTGCACCGGCATCTCGCGCAGCGTCCGTCGGGCGACATCGAGGACACGACCTGGCGGCATTCGCTGATGAACTGGGGACACGACCCCGCCAAGTAG
- a CDS encoding APC family permease: MSRDDTSLAKNVLGVPGIVFLVLAAVAPLTGMIVIAAIGIAVGNGGGMVAAFLLATVVLLLFAVGYAQMSRVLTSAGGFYAFVVKGLGRTPGLVAGFVAMLGYNCFVAGAIGTSGFFTSTAIDDVFGLKLDWLFWSAVSVVLVLLLSRRGIAVSAKVLGVSLILEVSILLVMDFSVLFRHGFSFAAFSPSVLFQGAGGLALLFAANAFIGFEATALFGEEARDPKRTIPRATYIAIGFIGVFAAFTTWAVVSAIGAEQAQDVAVAHLSSGDLVLSVAQEYLGGPLTKAMLLLLVVSLFAALLALHNSATRYLYALGRVGVLPRLLGKTSPRNGAPRYASIVQVVFGSVVALAFRLAGLDPVADLTASMTGFGTLGILTLQLFAAVAILVYFRRTRDRRVMKTLIAPGLGAVGLGIIVTLAILNFPTLAGSSNGVVPHLPWLLLVVALAGLALAGWLRRFRPSVYAALETDLEREPSAAAGQREVNE; this comes from the coding sequence ATGAGCCGAGACGACACGTCGCTCGCGAAGAACGTCTTGGGCGTGCCGGGCATCGTCTTCCTCGTGCTCGCCGCGGTCGCGCCGTTGACCGGGATGATCGTGATCGCGGCGATCGGGATCGCGGTCGGGAACGGCGGCGGGATGGTCGCGGCCTTCCTGCTGGCCACGGTCGTCCTGTTGCTGTTCGCGGTCGGCTACGCGCAGATGTCGCGCGTGCTCACCAGCGCGGGCGGCTTTTACGCCTTCGTGGTCAAGGGGTTGGGCAGGACGCCGGGCCTCGTCGCCGGTTTCGTCGCGATGCTGGGCTACAACTGTTTCGTCGCGGGGGCCATCGGCACGAGCGGGTTCTTCACCTCCACCGCGATCGACGACGTCTTCGGCCTGAAACTCGATTGGCTCTTCTGGAGCGCGGTTTCGGTGGTACTGGTCCTCTTGCTCAGCCGCCGGGGCATCGCGGTGAGCGCGAAGGTGCTGGGGGTCTCGCTGATCCTGGAGGTGTCGATCCTGCTGGTCATGGACTTCAGCGTGCTGTTCCGGCACGGCTTCTCGTTCGCCGCCTTCAGTCCCTCCGTGCTGTTTCAAGGTGCCGGCGGTCTGGCCTTGCTGTTCGCCGCCAACGCTTTCATCGGATTCGAGGCGACGGCGCTGTTCGGCGAGGAGGCCAGGGATCCCAAGCGGACGATTCCGCGGGCGACCTACATCGCCATCGGGTTCATCGGGGTGTTCGCCGCGTTCACGACCTGGGCCGTGGTCAGCGCGATCGGCGCGGAACAGGCGCAGGACGTGGCCGTCGCGCACCTTTCGAGCGGGGATCTCGTGCTCTCGGTCGCCCAGGAGTATCTCGGCGGCCCGCTGACCAAGGCGATGTTGCTGCTTCTGGTGGTCAGTCTGTTCGCGGCGTTGCTGGCCCTGCACAATTCGGCGACCCGGTATCTCTACGCGCTGGGCCGGGTCGGCGTGCTGCCGCGGCTGCTGGGCAAGACCAGCCCGCGCAACGGCGCGCCGCGCTACGCCTCGATCGTCCAGGTGGTCTTCGGCTCGGTGGTGGCGCTGGCGTTCCGGCTCGCCGGGCTCGACCCGGTCGCCGATCTCACCGCGAGTATGACCGGCTTCGGCACCTTGGGCATTCTCACCCTGCAACTGTTCGCGGCGGTGGCGATTCTGGTCTATTTCCGCCGGACACGGGACCGCCGCGTGATGAAGACGCTGATCGCCCCCGGGCTGGGCGCGGTGGGGCTCGGGATCATCGTGACGCTGGCGATCCTCAACTTCCCGACGCTCGCCGGGTCGAGCAACGGCGTCGTCCCGCATCTGCCGTGGCTGCTCCTGGTCGTCGCGCTGGCCGGGCTGGCGCTCGCCGGCTGGCTGCGCCGGTTCCGGCCTTCGGTGTACGCGGCGCTGGAGACCGATCTGGAACGCGAACCGTCAGCGGCTGCTGGTCAGCGAGAGGTGAACGAGTAG
- a CDS encoding HNH endonuclease signature motif containing protein, protein MSYDDLIRDIGEACLDLVGPISATDARILACDARVRPGVLGTGGEPLDIGRSKRTVSLAQKYALTLRDGGCAFPGCDMPVPRCTAHHIVFWQHHGETKIDNLVLLCTKHHRLIHHSEWKARITQDGLPEFTAPAYLDPTTTPRRNTMHLRI, encoded by the coding sequence ATGTCCTACGACGACCTGATCCGGGATATCGGCGAAGCCTGCCTGGACCTGGTGGGGCCGATCAGCGCCACCGACGCCCGCATCCTCGCCTGCGACGCCCGTGTCCGACCCGGTGTGCTCGGAACTGGCGGGGAACCCCTCGACATCGGCCGATCCAAACGGACCGTGTCCCTGGCCCAGAAGTACGCGCTGACCCTCCGCGACGGTGGTTGTGCGTTCCCGGGTTGTGACATGCCCGTACCCCGCTGCACCGCACACCACATCGTCTTCTGGCAACACCACGGCGAAACGAAAATCGACAACCTCGTGCTGCTGTGCACCAAACATCACCGGCTCATCCACCACAGCGAATGGAAAGCCCGGATCACCCAGGACGGCTTGCCTGAGTTCACCGCCCCCGCCTACCTCGACCCCACCACAACACCCAGACGAAACACCATGCACCTACGGATCTAG
- a CDS encoding DUF2945 domain-containing protein — protein MTQRFHQGDKVRWNSHGGHAEGEVLKEITSDTEAGGRTVRASEEEPQYLVRSDKSGGEAVHKPEALEKL, from the coding sequence ATGACCCAGCGTTTTCACCAAGGCGACAAGGTCCGCTGGAACAGCCACGGCGGGCATGCCGAAGGCGAGGTCCTGAAGGAGATCACTTCCGACACCGAAGCGGGCGGCCGCACCGTGCGCGCGTCCGAAGAGGAGCCGCAGTACCTCGTGCGCAGCGACAAGAGCGGCGGCGAAGCGGTACACAAGCCCGAGGCACTGGAGAAGCTGTGA